Proteins encoded within one genomic window of Triticum aestivum cultivar Chinese Spring chromosome 2D, IWGSC CS RefSeq v2.1, whole genome shotgun sequence:
- the LOC123055759 gene encoding zinc finger protein 36, with protein sequence MVIKTDLSLSLVPTATPALNKDDYFAICLAALVATDKEQQASAWNPSPAPAQELRFSCAVCGKAFASYQALGGHKSSHRKPPPTGERCIAVQASAGGGSEASAAASSGESSGGPHQCTVCGRGFKTGQALGGHKHCHYWDGTSVSMSMSVSMSASSAVLRNFDLNLLPMPEKAGVKRWAEEEEVQSPLPTKKLRLLL encoded by the exons ATGGTGATCAAG AccgacctctccctctccctggtTCCCACCGCCACGCCGGCGCTCAACAAGGACGACTACTTCGCCATCTGCCTCGCCGCGCTCGTCGCCACCGACAAGGAGCAGCAGGCGAGCGCGTGGAACCCGTCCCCCGCGCCGGCTCAGGAGCTGCGGTTCAGCTGCGCGGTCTGCGGGAAGGCGTTCGCATCGTACCAGGCGCTCGGCGGGCACAAGTCCAGCCACCGCAAGCCGCCGCCCACCGGAGAGCGCTGCATCGCCGTGCAGGCGTCCGCGGGCGGTGGGTCGGAGGCGAGCGCGGCGGCGTCCTCGGGCGAGAGCAGCGGCGGCCCGCATCAGTGCACCGTCTGCGGGCGGGGCTTCAAGACCGGGCAGGCGCTCGGAGGGCACAAGCACTGCCACTACTGggacggcacctccgtgtccaTGTCCATGTCCGTCTCCATGTCGGCGTCCTCCGCCGTGCTGAGGAACTTCGACCTGAACCTGCTGCCGATGCCGGAGAAAGCAGGGGTgaagaggtgggccgaggaggaggaggtgcagaGCCCTCTCCCCACCAAGAAGCTGAGGCTTTTGCTGTAA